The following are from one region of the Candidatus Eremiobacterota bacterium genome:
- the flgK gene encoding flagellar hook-associated protein FlgK, with amino-acid sequence MSFFGLNLIGSALGAFQEASNTTSNDIANVNTPGASRQVVNLTEAPPIVGSPGYATWTGPGTQGDGVLVQSITRIHQDSYDGLFRGASASQNYFTTQQQQLEALQSSFGEPSNGVNTAFSALQTAFTQLASTPSNSQSGGIAARANVISAAQTFVAQLNSVGNAIQTAKSSAIQQAAAAVTQANDLIDKIAALNGQIRASTAVGDNPNTYQDQRDQLVDQLSQLLSTQTAVQANGSALVTVGGRALVNDTTAYHLAAPVVGTDASGNPALVVGMVGDPNPANPQPVQVGSGQLGAYVDLYNNKLSVYGNQLDNFANATAAEINRVTTSAYDQNGNPGQALLQPVVATNAVTATNIQVGITSAAQLPAALLSTAAGTLTAAMNSANNTVDTSAQIFNPPSSPLTFAYPAGGATPAGSHLTVTVNGVAQTFNYSWNAGGNATTIDQFMTSFNAAQLGVTASFDSTAQKIVFTRDPSNEGLALRAAQVGASSPSFTITDSNAPLAAGTPQGTTTNSLLSILGAGAISGVAQNSTNAFGAGDNSGANAAIKVFTKNVGVPALQYTATTAIAAPGSVTVTPAPGTFPFA; translated from the coding sequence ATGAGCTTTTTCGGACTGAACCTGATCGGCAGCGCGCTGGGCGCGTTTCAGGAAGCGTCCAATACTACCTCGAACGACATCGCGAACGTCAACACGCCGGGCGCCTCGCGCCAAGTCGTGAACTTGACCGAAGCGCCGCCGATCGTCGGCTCGCCGGGCTATGCCACCTGGACCGGGCCCGGGACGCAAGGTGACGGCGTGCTCGTGCAGTCGATCACGCGCATCCACCAGGACTCGTACGACGGCTTGTTCCGCGGCGCGAGCGCCTCGCAGAACTACTTCACCACGCAGCAGCAGCAGCTCGAAGCGCTCCAGTCGTCCTTCGGCGAGCCGAGCAACGGGGTCAACACGGCCTTCTCGGCGCTGCAGACGGCGTTCACCCAGCTTGCGTCGACGCCGTCGAACAGCCAGTCGGGCGGCATCGCCGCGCGCGCGAACGTGATCAGCGCCGCGCAGACGTTCGTGGCGCAGCTCAACAGCGTCGGCAACGCGATCCAAACCGCGAAGTCGAGCGCGATCCAGCAGGCCGCCGCCGCCGTCACGCAGGCCAACGACCTGATCGACAAGATCGCCGCGCTCAACGGGCAGATTCGCGCGTCGACCGCGGTCGGCGACAACCCCAACACGTACCAGGACCAACGCGACCAGCTCGTCGACCAGCTCTCGCAGCTGCTCTCGACGCAGACCGCGGTGCAGGCCAACGGCTCCGCGCTCGTCACCGTCGGCGGCCGCGCGCTCGTCAACGACACGACCGCGTACCACCTCGCCGCGCCGGTCGTCGGCACCGACGCCTCGGGCAATCCCGCGCTGGTCGTCGGGATGGTCGGCGATCCGAACCCCGCGAACCCGCAGCCGGTGCAGGTCGGGAGCGGCCAGCTCGGCGCGTACGTCGACCTCTACAACAACAAGCTGAGCGTTTACGGAAACCAGCTCGACAACTTCGCCAACGCGACGGCGGCCGAGATCAACCGCGTGACGACCTCGGCGTACGACCAGAACGGAAATCCCGGCCAAGCGCTGCTCCAGCCGGTCGTCGCGACCAACGCCGTCACGGCGACCAACATTCAGGTCGGCATCACCAGCGCCGCGCAGCTTCCGGCCGCGCTGCTTTCGACCGCCGCCGGCACGCTGACCGCTGCGATGAACTCGGCGAACAACACCGTCGACACCTCGGCGCAGATCTTCAATCCGCCGAGCTCGCCGCTGACGTTCGCGTACCCGGCCGGCGGCGCAACCCCCGCGGGCAGCCACCTGACGGTCACGGTGAACGGCGTCGCGCAGACGTTCAACTACAGCTGGAACGCCGGCGGCAACGCGACGACGATCGACCAGTTCATGACGAGCTTCAACGCCGCGCAGCTCGGCGTGACGGCCTCGTTCGACAGCACGGCGCAGAAGATCGTCTTCACGCGCGACCCGAGCAACGAGGGGCTGGCGCTGCGCGCGGCCCAGGTCGGCGCGTCGTCGCCGTCGTTCACGATCACCGACTCGAACGCGCCGCTCGCCGCCGGTACACCGCAGGGGACGACGACCAACTCGCTGCTCTCGATCCTGGGCGCGGGCGCGATCAGCGGCGTCGCGCAGAACAGCACCAACGCCTTCGGCGCCGGCGACAACAGCGGCGCGAACGCGGCGATCAAGGTCTTCACCAAGAACGTCGGTGTCCCGGCGCTGCAGTACACGGCGACGACCGCGATCGCGGCGCCCGGGAGCGTGACGGTAACGCCGGCCCCGGGGACGTTCCCGTTCGCG
- a CDS encoding flagellar biosynthesis anti-sigma factor FlgM — MIISRAEIASALSAYKTVKRKSSAASLAFDTADSFERSEAAAALSTLLAGTMAEPFYRPNLVEGLRRQISEGRYYVPTDQIVEKLLGRLIVEAATA; from the coding sequence ATGATCATATCCCGGGCCGAGATCGCGTCGGCGCTCTCCGCCTACAAGACGGTGAAACGGAAGTCGTCCGCCGCCTCGCTGGCGTTCGACACCGCGGATTCGTTCGAACGCTCGGAAGCTGCCGCCGCGCTGAGCACGCTGCTCGCGGGGACGATGGCCGAACCGTTCTACCGCCCGAACTTGGTCGAGGGCCTGCGGCGCCAGATCTCCGAGGGGCGCTACTACGTCCCCACGGACCAGATCGTCGAAAAGCTGCTCGGCCGACTCATCGTAGAGGCCGCAACGGCGTAG
- a CDS encoding rod-binding protein has translation MNPLDRAGAAAQSAPLTADQQKQLGKLHDAAQQMEALFVDMLFKEMRKSSPPTSLTGKVSNAEQTFGEMLDEKRAEELAKTGSLGIGAVLEQQLRSAVLGSTNVAPAAKLPQQEREE, from the coding sequence GTGAACCCGCTCGACCGCGCCGGCGCCGCCGCGCAGAGCGCGCCGCTCACCGCCGACCAGCAGAAGCAGCTCGGGAAACTGCACGACGCCGCGCAGCAGATGGAGGCGCTCTTCGTCGACATGCTCTTCAAAGAGATGCGCAAGAGCTCGCCGCCGACCTCGTTGACCGGGAAGGTCTCGAACGCCGAGCAGACCTTCGGCGAGATGCTCGACGAGAAGCGCGCCGAGGAGCTCGCGAAGACCGGGTCGCTGGGAATCGGCGCCGTGCTGGAGCAGCAGCTTCGCTCCGCCGTGCTGGGTTCGACGAACGTCGCACCTGCCGCGAAGCTGCCGCAGCAGGAGCGCGAAGAGTGA
- a CDS encoding flagellar basal body P-ring protein FlgI codes for MMMKKLVSAVLLGALVASGFAAAPATAQPVRLKDVSRVQGVTANQLVGYGIVTGLAQTGDSTSVLFTSKTIQNVLSSFGLSTSSQDVRTRNVAAVIVTASLPAFAHSGDTVDVTVSSMGDATSLQGGTLVLTELRAANNLVYATAQGPISVGGFYAADQSGLNSVQKNHVTAGRVPQGAVLARDMITNIQQDQAGFSYVLTSPDFKTAARVAQVLNVRFGAGTARANDAETIRVNLPARYAGDPVDFLADAGELSVNADSLAKVVVNERTGTVVMGGDITLAACAIAHGNLSITIATQNTVVQPGPFTNAQPQTQTNTRITASETGRHLIYINGAATLAQVVRALNTIGVSPRDLIAIIQALRESGSLQADVEII; via the coding sequence ATGATGATGAAGAAACTTGTCTCGGCGGTTCTCCTCGGCGCGCTCGTCGCGAGCGGCTTCGCCGCGGCGCCCGCGACCGCGCAGCCGGTGCGGCTCAAGGACGTCTCGCGCGTGCAGGGCGTGACGGCGAACCAGCTGGTCGGCTACGGGATCGTCACCGGGCTGGCGCAGACCGGCGATTCGACGTCGGTGCTGTTCACCTCGAAGACGATTCAGAACGTGCTGAGCTCGTTCGGCCTTTCGACGAGCTCGCAGGACGTGCGCACGCGCAACGTCGCGGCGGTGATCGTCACCGCCTCGCTCCCCGCCTTCGCGCACTCCGGCGACACCGTCGACGTCACCGTCTCCTCGATGGGCGACGCGACGAGCCTGCAGGGCGGGACGCTGGTGCTCACCGAGCTGCGCGCCGCGAACAACCTCGTCTACGCGACCGCGCAGGGACCGATCTCGGTCGGCGGCTTCTACGCGGCCGACCAATCCGGTTTGAACTCGGTGCAGAAGAACCACGTCACCGCCGGGCGCGTCCCGCAGGGCGCCGTCCTCGCGCGCGACATGATCACCAACATCCAGCAGGACCAGGCCGGCTTTTCGTACGTGCTGACCTCGCCGGACTTCAAGACCGCCGCGCGCGTCGCGCAGGTGCTGAACGTGCGCTTCGGCGCCGGGACCGCGCGCGCGAACGACGCCGAGACGATCCGCGTGAACCTGCCGGCGCGCTACGCCGGCGATCCCGTCGACTTTCTGGCGGACGCCGGCGAGCTCAGCGTCAACGCCGACTCGCTGGCGAAGGTCGTCGTCAACGAGCGGACCGGCACCGTGGTCATGGGCGGCGACATCACGCTGGCGGCCTGCGCGATCGCGCACGGCAACCTCTCGATCACGATCGCGACGCAGAACACCGTCGTGCAGCCGGGCCCGTTCACGAACGCGCAGCCGCAGACGCAGACGAACACCCGGATCACGGCCAGCGAGACCGGCCGCCACCTGATCTACATCAACGGCGCGGCGACGCTCGCGCAGGTCGTGCGCGCGCTCAACACGATCGGCGTCTCGCCGCGCGACCTCATCGCGATCATCCAGGCGCTGCGCGAGTCCGGCTCGCTGCAAGCCGACGTGGAGATCATTTAG
- a CDS encoding flagellar basal body L-ring protein FlgH, whose protein sequence is MMRQHAVQLRRSLFALALVAALCAPAAADTLYQAAPPPAGPGHPLRLGADHKAAQVGDLLQVIFNFAVNSTSSDVTSVNNSYNLGLNPGSGLANVSLLRFGLGLGGGRQTQSSKTQSGQNTFVSTMEAQVTDVLPSGALRIAGDQALIVNGQKQTLHITGLVRPEDIDSTDAVLSTRVASVTATFDGNFQEKHKGLIQKLLDFLF, encoded by the coding sequence ATGATGAGACAGCACGCCGTGCAACTTCGGCGCTCCCTGTTTGCACTCGCGCTGGTCGCCGCGCTGTGCGCGCCAGCCGCGGCCGACACGCTCTACCAGGCAGCGCCGCCGCCGGCCGGACCGGGACATCCGCTGCGGCTCGGCGCGGACCACAAGGCGGCGCAAGTCGGCGACCTGCTGCAAGTGATCTTCAACTTCGCGGTCAACAGCACCAGCTCCGACGTCACCAGCGTCAACAACAGCTACAACCTCGGCCTGAATCCGGGGAGCGGGCTCGCGAACGTCTCGCTGCTGCGCTTCGGTCTGGGACTGGGCGGCGGGCGGCAGACGCAGTCGAGCAAGACGCAGAGCGGGCAGAACACGTTCGTGAGCACGATGGAGGCCCAGGTCACCGACGTGCTGCCCTCGGGCGCGCTGCGGATCGCCGGCGACCAAGCGCTGATCGTCAACGGCCAGAAGCAGACGCTGCACATCACCGGCCTGGTGCGCCCCGAGGACATCGACAGCACCGACGCCGTCCTGTCGACGCGCGTCGCGAGCGTCACCGCGACCTTCGACGGCAACTTCCAAGAGAAGCACAAAGGCTTGATCCAGAAGTTGTTGGACTTTTTGTTCTGA
- the flgA gene encoding flagellar basal body P-ring formation protein FlgA, with product MLARRALALLTTVGTLVCALCAQAGAPASAAAETQVVAGTRVAAVADKIAQALVSGPDRSIAPAYAVADQNLPLGAVQIAPAGTPFVSSAYVGVPIAIRIDGKLTRTVVAGYRITTYVRTAVAARDLAPGAVLAQDDLALARVASNGRPAVGLEALVGRKLSSATVKGAPLYVEQTVPDTVVKPGQAAILIIRDGNVALTADVVARTGGAIGDTVTVFNPQTQKAIAAVVTGKNRVELNLPGVSPQ from the coding sequence ATGCTCGCGCGCCGCGCGCTCGCGCTCCTCACGACGGTCGGCACGCTGGTGTGCGCGCTCTGCGCGCAGGCCGGCGCGCCCGCGTCCGCTGCGGCGGAGACGCAGGTCGTGGCCGGAACGCGCGTCGCGGCGGTCGCGGACAAGATCGCGCAGGCGCTCGTCAGCGGCCCCGACCGCTCGATCGCGCCGGCGTATGCCGTCGCCGATCAGAATCTTCCGCTCGGCGCGGTGCAGATCGCGCCGGCCGGAACGCCGTTCGTCTCCTCGGCGTACGTCGGTGTTCCCATCGCGATCCGCATCGACGGCAAGCTGACCCGTACCGTCGTCGCCGGCTACCGCATCACCACGTACGTGCGCACCGCGGTCGCGGCGCGCGATCTCGCGCCGGGCGCGGTGCTCGCGCAAGACGACCTCGCGCTCGCGCGCGTCGCCTCGAACGGCCGTCCGGCGGTGGGGCTCGAGGCGCTGGTCGGGCGCAAGCTCAGCAGCGCGACGGTGAAAGGCGCGCCGCTCTACGTCGAGCAGACCGTCCCCGACACCGTCGTGAAGCCCGGCCAGGCGGCGATCCTCATCATTCGCGACGGCAACGTCGCGCTCACCGCCGACGTCGTGGCCCGCACCGGCGGCGCGATCGGCGACACCGTCACCGTGTTCAACCCGCAGACCCAAAAAGCGATCGCCGCGGTCGTCACCGGAAAGAACCGCGTCGAGCTGAACCTGCCCGGAGTATCACCGCAATGA
- the flgG gene encoding flagellar basal-body rod protein FlgG yields the protein MMRALYTAATGMIAQQYNIDTISNNLANVNTTGFRGNMAHFQDLIYQNLRAPGTPVGPSVVPVGQDVGLGVKVGASEKTFTQGVLQQTSNPLDLAIEGDGFFQVTQPDGTAAYTRDGSFKRDANGSIVTADGYFLSPQITVPANATAVQVGADGVVTALIPGQQQPQQIGQIQLVRFTNPAGLSPKGQNLFVQTGASGAPTLSQPGLNGTGTLQAGYLEQSNVAVVNEMVNLITAQRAYEANSKAISTADQMLATAVQMKQG from the coding sequence ATGATGAGAGCGCTGTACACCGCCGCGACCGGGATGATCGCGCAACAGTACAACATCGACACGATCTCCAACAACCTCGCGAACGTCAACACCACCGGCTTCCGCGGGAACATGGCGCACTTCCAGGATCTGATCTATCAGAACTTGCGCGCGCCCGGCACGCCGGTCGGCCCCTCCGTCGTCCCCGTCGGCCAGGACGTCGGCCTCGGCGTGAAGGTCGGCGCCTCGGAAAAGACGTTCACGCAAGGCGTGCTGCAGCAGACCAGCAACCCGCTCGACCTCGCGATCGAAGGCGACGGCTTCTTTCAGGTCACGCAGCCGGACGGCACCGCGGCGTACACGCGGGACGGCTCGTTCAAGCGGGACGCGAACGGCTCGATCGTCACCGCCGACGGCTATTTCCTCTCACCGCAGATCACCGTTCCGGCGAACGCGACGGCGGTGCAGGTCGGCGCGGACGGCGTCGTCACGGCGCTGATCCCCGGCCAGCAGCAGCCGCAGCAGATCGGCCAGATTCAGCTGGTGCGCTTCACGAACCCCGCCGGCCTCTCGCCGAAGGGGCAGAACCTGTTCGTGCAGACCGGCGCGTCGGGCGCGCCGACACTCTCGCAGCCCGGCCTCAACGGAACCGGCACGCTGCAGGCCGGCTACCTCGAGCAGAGTAACGTCGCGGTCGTAAACGAGATGGTCAACCTGATCACCGCGCAGCGCGCGTACGAGGCGAACTCGAAGGCGATCAGCACCGCGGACCAGATGCTCGCGACCGCCGTGCAGATGAAGCAAGGCTGA
- a CDS encoding flagellar hook-basal body protein: MVRGMYTAASGALVAQSMVDTIANNLANVNTIGFKRTLLQVQAQPKHELYRFQTDPGKTGGARVDGVPAQVPIGALGSGAQVYDTPADYEQGLIATTGNDLDVALSGPGFFAIRDGNGALRYSRDGAFVRDQNGFLTAQNGDRVLGANGAPIVLPQSGKVEIARDGTISVDGRGYDRLRLVEFGNLGALRPEGSNRFADTGAAAPRIAANTTAIQGSLEKSNADVVRSMVDLIAAQRWFDANQKSIQTQDAAVGQAVQTVGRSNA; this comes from the coding sequence TTGGTCCGTGGCATGTACACGGCGGCGTCCGGAGCGCTCGTCGCGCAATCGATGGTCGACACGATCGCGAACAACCTCGCGAACGTAAACACGATCGGGTTCAAGCGCACGCTGCTGCAAGTGCAGGCGCAGCCGAAGCACGAGCTCTACCGCTTCCAAACCGATCCGGGAAAGACGGGCGGCGCGCGCGTCGACGGGGTCCCCGCGCAGGTGCCGATCGGCGCGCTCGGCAGCGGCGCGCAGGTCTACGACACGCCGGCCGACTACGAGCAAGGCCTCATCGCGACCACCGGCAACGACCTCGACGTCGCGCTCTCCGGGCCCGGCTTCTTCGCGATCCGCGACGGCAACGGCGCGCTGCGCTACAGCCGCGACGGCGCGTTCGTGCGCGACCAGAACGGCTTTCTCACCGCGCAGAACGGCGATCGCGTGCTGGGCGCCAACGGCGCGCCGATCGTGCTGCCGCAGAGCGGCAAGGTCGAGATCGCGCGCGACGGCACGATCAGCGTCGACGGCCGCGGCTACGACCGGCTGCGGCTGGTCGAGTTCGGCAACCTGGGCGCGCTGCGCCCGGAAGGTTCGAACCGCTTCGCCGACACCGGCGCGGCCGCACCGCGCATCGCCGCCAACACCACCGCGATACAAGGCTCGCTCGAGAAGAGCAACGCCGACGTCGTCCGCTCGATGGTCGATCTGATCGCCGCGCAGCGCTGGTTCGACGCCAACCAAAAATCGATTCAGACCCAAGACGCCGCGGTCGGCCAGGCGGTTCAGACCGTCGGCCGCAGCAACGCATAG
- a CDS encoding serine/threonine protein kinase, with protein sequence MSAGKDLAMGTEGLLGGRYRLDHVAGHGGMATVFAAHDTVLDRTVAIKLLQRRRDVTGVIHERFEREARAEAKIAHPNVVSVHDIGETEDGRPFIVMDYVEGRSLQEIIAEEAPLSSERVAIVGAGIARALAAAHALGIMHRDVKPANVIVDGQGIPHLMDFGLARDLEDDDPAITAPGVLVGTPFYVAPEQARHGTASSAADLYSLGAVLYHALTGQPPFSGDNAFDVALRRFEEDPPALRDLVPAADSELTALIHALLARDPVDRPWDAAAVAERLIDIGARLRATRTAG encoded by the coding sequence TTGTCGGCGGGTAAAGACCTCGCGATGGGGACGGAGGGCTTGCTCGGTGGCCGGTATCGCCTCGACCACGTGGCGGGCCACGGCGGGATGGCGACCGTCTTCGCCGCGCACGACACCGTGCTCGACCGCACCGTCGCGATCAAGCTGTTGCAGCGGCGGCGCGACGTGACCGGCGTGATCCACGAGCGCTTCGAGCGCGAGGCGCGCGCCGAGGCGAAGATCGCGCACCCGAACGTCGTCTCGGTGCACGACATCGGCGAAACGGAGGACGGCCGCCCCTTCATCGTCATGGACTACGTCGAAGGGCGCTCGCTCCAGGAGATCATCGCGGAGGAAGCACCGCTCTCGTCCGAGCGCGTCGCGATCGTCGGCGCGGGAATCGCGCGCGCGCTCGCCGCCGCGCACGCGCTCGGGATCATGCACCGCGACGTGAAGCCGGCGAACGTCATCGTCGACGGGCAGGGGATCCCGCACCTGATGGACTTCGGCCTCGCGCGCGACCTCGAGGACGACGACCCGGCGATCACCGCGCCCGGCGTGCTGGTCGGCACGCCGTTCTACGTCGCGCCGGAACAGGCGCGCCACGGCACGGCGAGCTCGGCGGCCGATCTCTACTCGCTCGGCGCCGTCCTGTACCACGCGCTGACGGGCCAGCCGCCGTTTTCGGGCGACAACGCGTTCGACGTCGCGCTGCGCCGCTTCGAGGAAGACCCGCCCGCTCTGCGCGACCTCGTCCCCGCCGCCGACTCCGAACTGACCGCGCTGATCCACGCGCTGCTCGCGCGCGATCCGGTCGACCGCCCCTGGGACGCCGCCGCGGTCGCGGAGCGCCTCATCGACATCGGCGCCCGCCTCCGCGCGACCCGCACCGCCGGCTAG
- the fliE gene encoding flagellar hook-basal body complex protein FliE has protein sequence MDYGSAISKIIPGTFVPDIGSASGAEAPTVGPIPGNAGETQGPSFKDTVKSMLDGVNDKINASDQATRDLADGKTNDLQKVVTSVEEANLALNFTLAMRSKLLSAYQEISRMQV, from the coding sequence ATGGATTACGGAAGCGCGATCTCGAAGATCATCCCCGGCACGTTCGTCCCGGACATCGGCTCCGCGTCCGGTGCGGAGGCACCCACCGTCGGTCCGATACCCGGAAACGCCGGCGAGACGCAAGGCCCCTCGTTCAAGGACACCGTCAAGTCGATGCTCGACGGCGTGAACGACAAGATCAACGCCTCCGACCAGGCGACACGCGATCTCGCCGACGGCAAGACGAACGACCTGCAGAAGGTCGTCACCTCGGTCGAAGAGGCGAATCTCGCGCTGAACTTCACGCTCGCGATGCGCTCGAAGCTGCTCTCCGCCTACCAAGAAATCTCGCGGATGCAAGTCTAG
- the flgC gene encoding flagellar basal body rod protein FlgC: MGFYTSIEVSATGLSAERLAMDTIANNIANVNTTRTAEGGPFKRQLVVYAQKNEPTSDSANALDDANDPARSRAGVEVVGVVQDQSPDRLVYDPTHPDADANGYVHMPNVDVVKEMVDMMAASRAYEANVTAIQEARAMGNSTLEILKA, from the coding sequence GTGGGTTTCTACACGTCGATCGAGGTGAGCGCGACCGGGCTGTCGGCCGAGCGGCTCGCGATGGACACGATCGCCAACAACATCGCCAACGTCAACACGACGCGCACCGCCGAAGGCGGCCCGTTCAAGCGGCAGCTCGTCGTGTACGCGCAGAAGAACGAGCCCACCTCGGACTCGGCGAACGCACTCGACGACGCGAACGACCCGGCCCGCTCGCGCGCCGGCGTCGAGGTCGTCGGCGTCGTTCAGGACCAGAGTCCAGACCGGCTCGTCTACGATCCGACCCATCCCGACGCCGACGCGAACGGCTACGTCCACATGCCGAACGTCGACGTCGTGAAGGAAATGGTCGACATGATGGCCGCCTCGCGCGCGTACGAAGCGAACGTCACCGCGATCCAGGAAGCCCGCGCGATGGGCAACTCGACGCTGGAGATTCTGAAAGCCTGA
- the flgB gene encoding flagellar basal body rod protein FlgB, which yields MVMGDISFGQTVGMLKNALDGAGSAHSVIANNIANVNTPNFRRSDVSFKEALAAAEASDPDPEQLAMVTTDERHIPVGGAQEPEPFSVTTTVDTDQQMRIDGSNVDVDQEMAKLSLNSAYAQTMGQLLQNQYSRLRQAIETTP from the coding sequence GTGGTGATGGGCGATATCTCGTTCGGCCAGACCGTCGGCATGCTCAAGAACGCGTTGGACGGCGCGGGGTCCGCGCATTCGGTCATCGCGAACAACATCGCCAACGTCAACACGCCGAACTTCCGGCGTTCCGACGTCTCCTTCAAAGAAGCGCTGGCGGCGGCCGAGGCGAGCGACCCGGATCCCGAGCAGCTCGCGATGGTCACAACCGACGAGCGGCACATCCCGGTCGGCGGCGCGCAGGAGCCGGAGCCGTTCTCGGTCACGACGACGGTCGACACCGACCAGCAGATGCGCATCGACGGCTCCAACGTCGACGTCGACCAAGAGATGGCGAAGCTCTCGCTCAACTCGGCCTACGCGCAAACGATGGGTCAGCTCTTGCAGAACCAGTACTCGCGCCTGCGCCAGGCGATCGAGACGACCCCGTAG
- a CDS encoding ABC transporter ATP-binding protein, with translation MSPTFRRLLREARPFYPRLIAGTLLGVLAGVAPLTLAKVAGYLRADVLVPHPNWNVLVLIVGLIVVSQIVGNAAAYGQAYLTAFSGQKMVQAFRLRMFDRIARMPLREFDRWRPGELQARMSADLGLMTDAISISLPQFVQVTVTFIGALIYMVSLDWFLAVVLFVAAPLIAWIVGKFNALIVAGTKRSQARVADLSSNLTEVLNNERIVKAFRREDFERNRFATANERYFDAYMKVTQFNQTQAPVLAFVVMLAICAVIAFTAREVSVGRLTPAQAFEFWTATSLLINPMNRFSIFFADFGRAFVGAGRVFEILDLPVERDDPPDAIPLPAIVGDVRFEKVTFAYDDERPVLQNFSAEMLHGEVVALVGPSGAGKSTIVNLVPRFYEPQAGRITVDRVDIARVRLSDLRDAIAIVPQETQLFNGTIADNIRYGRLSASDAEIVAAAKEANADEFVQRLPDGYQTIVGERGIRLSGGQRQRVAIARAILRDPRILILDEATSALDSHSEALIEDALDRLLPGRTTLIIAHRLSTIRRATKILYIEGGRVRETGTHEDLIAAGGPYANLHAAQFAR, from the coding sequence GTGAGCCCCACCTTCCGGCGGCTGTTGCGCGAGGCGCGCCCGTTCTACCCGCGGCTGATCGCCGGAACGCTGCTCGGCGTCCTGGCCGGCGTAGCGCCGCTGACGCTCGCCAAGGTGGCCGGCTATCTGCGCGCCGACGTGCTCGTCCCGCACCCGAACTGGAACGTCTTGGTCCTCATCGTCGGGCTGATCGTCGTCTCGCAGATCGTCGGGAACGCCGCGGCGTACGGGCAAGCGTACCTGACCGCCTTCAGCGGCCAGAAGATGGTGCAAGCGTTCCGCCTGCGGATGTTCGACCGCATCGCGCGGATGCCGCTGCGCGAGTTCGACCGCTGGCGCCCGGGCGAGCTACAAGCGCGGATGAGCGCGGACTTGGGCTTGATGACCGACGCGATCTCGATCTCGCTCCCCCAGTTCGTCCAAGTCACGGTGACCTTCATCGGCGCGCTGATCTACATGGTCTCGCTGGATTGGTTTCTAGCGGTGGTCCTATTCGTCGCGGCGCCGCTGATCGCGTGGATCGTCGGCAAGTTCAACGCGCTGATCGTCGCCGGAACGAAACGCTCGCAAGCGCGCGTCGCCGACCTTTCGAGCAACTTGACCGAGGTGCTCAACAACGAGCGGATCGTCAAGGCGTTTCGCCGCGAGGACTTCGAGCGCAATCGCTTCGCGACCGCGAACGAGCGCTACTTCGACGCGTACATGAAGGTCACGCAGTTCAACCAGACCCAGGCGCCGGTCTTGGCGTTTGTCGTGATGCTGGCGATCTGCGCGGTGATCGCGTTCACCGCGCGCGAGGTTTCGGTCGGGCGGCTGACGCCGGCGCAGGCGTTCGAGTTCTGGACCGCGACCAGCTTGCTGATCAACCCGATGAACCGCTTCTCGATCTTCTTCGCCGACTTCGGCCGCGCGTTCGTCGGCGCCGGCAGAGTCTTCGAGATCCTCGACCTGCCGGTCGAGCGCGACGATCCGCCGGACGCGATCCCGCTCCCGGCGATCGTCGGCGACGTCCGGTTCGAGAAGGTGACCTTCGCCTACGACGACGAGCGTCCGGTGCTGCAAAACTTCTCGGCCGAGATGCTGCACGGCGAGGTCGTCGCGCTGGTCGGGCCGTCGGGCGCCGGAAAGAGTACGATCGTCAACCTGGTGCCGCGTTTCTACGAGCCGCAGGCCGGCCGCATCACCGTCGACCGCGTCGACATCGCGCGCGTGCGGCTGAGCGACCTGCGCGACGCGATCGCGATCGTGCCGCAGGAGACGCAGCTCTTCAACGGCACGATCGCCGACAACATCCGCTACGGCCGCCTCAGCGCGAGCGACGCCGAGATCGTCGCCGCCGCGAAAGAAGCAAACGCCGACGAGTTCGTCCAGCGCCTTCCCGACGGCTACCAGACGATCGTCGGGGAGCGCGGGATCCGCCTCTCGGGCGGCCAGCGCCAGCGCGTCGCGATCGCCCGCGCGATCCTGCGCGACCCCCGCATCCTGATCCTCGACGAAGCGACCAGCGCCCTCGACTCCCACTCCGAAGCCCTCATCGAAGATGCCCTGGACCGCCTCTTGCCGGGCCGCACGACGCTGATCATCGCGCACCGCCTCTCGACGATCCGCCGCGCCACGAAGATCCTCTACATCGAAGGCGGCCGCGTCCGCGAAACCGGCACCCACGAAGACCTCATCGCCGCCGGGGGCCCCTACGCCAACCTCCACGCAGCCCAGTTCGCGCGATAG